One Suricata suricatta isolate VVHF042 chromosome X, meerkat_22Aug2017_6uvM2_HiC, whole genome shotgun sequence genomic region harbors:
- the CMC4 gene encoding cx9C motif-containing protein 4 yields MPQKDPCQKQACEIQKCLQANNYMESKCQAVVQELRKCCARYAKGRSLVCSGFEKEEEDKRPLKRTATSTSADKSDAAPSSQRAALSSRFFGPGRGN; encoded by the exons ATGCCGCAGAAGGATCCGTGCCAGAAACAAGCCTGTGAAATACAGAAATGTTTACAAG CCAACAACTACATGGAGTCTAAGTGTCAGGCTGTCGTCCAAGAGCTGCGGAAGTGCTGTGCTCGATATGCTAAAGGAAGATCTCTGGTCTGCTCGGGAtttgaaaaggaggaggaagacaagCGACCACTGAAGCGCACAGCAACGTCGACTTCTGCTGACAAGTCCGATGCTGCACCGAGCTCCCAGCGAGCGGCTCTGTCGTCCCGCTTCTTCGGGCCAGGGCGCGGCAACTAG
- the MTCP1 gene encoding protein p13 MTCP-1 yields the protein MAGEDAGAPPDHLWVHQEGIYRDEYQRTWVAVVEEETSFLRARVQQVQVPLGDAARPSRLRASQLPLMWQLYPEERYMDNKSRLWEIQHHLMVRGVQELLLKLLPDD from the exons ATGGCAGGAGAGGATGCGGGGGCTCCACCCGATCACCTCTGGGTTCACCAAGAGGGTATCTACCGCGACGAATACCAGCGCACGTGGGTGGCCGTCGTGGAAGAG GAGACGAGTTTCCTAAGGGCACGAGTCCAGCAAGTTCAGGTTCCCTTAGGTGACGCAGCCAGGCCGAGCCGCCTTCGGGCCTCACAGCTCCCTCTCATGTGGCAACTCTACCCCGAGGAGCGCTACATGGACAACAAGTCCCGCCTGTGGGAGATCCAGCATCATTTAATG GTCAGGGGAGTACAGGAGCTGTTGCTTAAGCTTTTGCCTGACGATTAA